From the genome of Rhododendron vialii isolate Sample 1 chromosome 10a, ASM3025357v1:
CACACTAATCAGATAGAAATTATGTCAGAAAGGAAGTCTGTAGACCAGCCCCTGTCAAGTAGTCACATTGATGTTCCCCGACAAGGTTCAcaattttctgtttcttcttccGATTCCTCAAGTCATTTCATATGTTAAATATCTGAATCATAATTGGTGCTAATCAAAATGTTTGATTCTTTGTTTGTCTATGTTTCCAGACAGCGAGAATTCATATGTCCAGAACATAAAGCGGTCTGTCAGAGAAGCTGCTCTGTCAGTGCAACCTTGCAGTTCGGAATTATCACAGGACAGCCAATCTGATGATAGCTCTGAGCACTTCTTTGTTCCACTTTCAGGAACTGGGTTTTCTCGTCTTGGCCAAGATACAAAACTAGGTTCAGCAAGGAGTAAACTTTTATTTGCATCTCAAGACCTTTCTGTTGGGAAACGTGCTCTCAATAGTAATGCTCATAGCAAGCACAAGGAGCTACGACATGTACCAAATGATTTGGATTCATTTCAGGAGTATGATGGGGAAAATGATTTTCTCTCGGGTGCTGGATCAAATTGCACAGTTTCTGATTCACAGAAGTCGTATTATGATGATGAGGAAGCCCGGGATCAAGTTTTTTCACCTTCATTGCTATTGGACACATCGTTGATGGGAGATTTTTATGAAGACTTACTTGGTGGGTTTGTGTGCTATTACTCTATTTGATTTTCTTGGCACTGTCATGTGTTGTTTGTATCTTTGTAGGCATTGCTTCTGttggcaaatatttttttgtcatcatGTTACACCTGTGACAGTTGGACATTTTTTGGTACTCAGTTTCTTTTGAGTACGTCATGGATCTCCTCAAGTCGCATAAATGCGTGCGAAATATAGTAAAGAACATTTATGGAGTGTCAACTATTTGGTCTTTCATGGTTAGAATATTGTTGAAGTTCATTTGCTTTTGAAGTATCAGTTTTTACCTGAATATAGTATCCCCACATAAAGATGAAAACAACTGTAAGAGTGTGTGTCTGGTGTATGATTAGATCCTCTCGACTGCTTCTTTTTAGATCGCGATATCCTTATTCTTACTTACTTGTTTTGagagtttctttctttttgctgCAGCACCATTATCGGAAACGGAAACAGCCTTGATGGAGCGCTAAACCTTGACTCGCTCTATTCTCCAGAAGACAGAAACAGTTGTTGTTTTGTGCTAGCATTTATCACCTGGGATATTCTACGGTCCAATTGTTTTGTATATCAGATGGTGCTTGTATGATCTCTTTTTCTTCCTGCCGTGTCATTTCTTGCTTCTGCTACATGGGCACTTGCCTTATCTAGTGTTCAGGAGTGGAGGGGACTACTTACATTCGCAGCTTTGCCTTTTAGGTGCTTGATAGATGCCTGACTGTATAATGATCATGTGACAATCGGTTCAAGTGTTGGGAGGCTAGAAAGCACTGCCTGACAGGTAGGCTGCAAGATGTACTGGGGGTTTATGTTATTTGATGACAATTTGTTTGCCGGTGTGGAAAGTGCCAAGCCTGATGGTAAAATATCTGGCACACCTTGCAATTTGGCGAGTTAACCCCTGTGGGCATTGAATGGTGAAAGGTTTTGTTCATTATACTGTGTCCCTTCATCGGCTCTTAGagtatttttccctttttgctgCAATAATTTACAGGTATTGATTGTTGTAATTCTTGGCATACAATTGTCTCAGTGAAAGGTTTTGTTCATTGCAATGCTCCAGTTTGTATGTCTTTTGTGGTGTTTGGGGTGTGGGGAATGGAgttcatttcatttatttttccgATATACATCATTGGTATTCCTTTGCCTCTCATCCTATGAGTTGCTATTTTACATTCTATTATAGAGTGTAGATGGTACCTAATTGTCCCGAAGTTgcagaaagagaagaaacagaGTCAGAAGTGACACTGGTAACAACCTTGAACTATATGGATTTTGAGAGTAAATTCGTCCACATTTGAAATTAGTTGTTTTTCATGATTATCAGATCTGCGTATCTTGCAGCATTCTCTCACTTTGCCATGACTTCTTGTCAAAGATCAGATGGAGGGGAAAATGTGAACCATTTGAATGTATCTTCGTTTCCACCGTCTTTCTGGTACCAGATTTGAAGGTTACCAGCATTTGCGTTCTGGTATTTGTCCATGCATCCATGAGTTAGTATATGCTGTGGACTTGTGACCTATTTACACTAGTAAAGTAGTCGACTTTATCATGCAGATTCGAACTTTGTTTGGGTTATTTGAATTTGCCGCGAAAACTTAGTGAGCCacaaaaatgtgttttaaaaCTGGGTAGTTGAGCTCGATTAGCTTATTTAAAACTACGAAACGTCCAATTTTATTCTAGAATTTAGGCCTAAATTTTAAAGTAAAGTTGGATGTTGtataaatactttttttgaTACCGGATAGAGCTTATTAATGGGTCCGCAAAGGGTTTGTACGCGCTGTGTAGATTATATATCATTTCTGTTAAAATTGCCCCCTCTTATTTGACCCAGAGTTTCCGGTTGGCCCATTACAATTCTTTGGATTTTACCTtcctttgcttttgttttcttgtttgtgGATCTTTTTTTGACCTCATTTTCAatttctagttgatgggtttTCCTGAAATTTGGCCCACGAAGAATTTGATCCACCAATTTCCATGGATTTGCATTACACTATATAGGTTTTTGATATTTGCATTTCATTTTTTACTGATGACGCTCTACTTTATTCATGAAGTTATTAGTAATTTTATGTTAAAATTAAAGCGCTATCAGTAAAAAGTGAAGCGTGAAAATCAGTTTCCTAAACTATACTACTAACAGTTAAGGGTAAAATGTTAAGCCCAGAATGCCGAtcaggaagaaaaaaatgttgGGCAAATGACACTAAACTGCCCAAACTATGACCCATTTTCACTTAACCTGCATAAAGTTTAAAATtcaacacttaacccccttaaAGTATGCAAATCCTACATGTTAAGGATGGTGTCTAACAGAAAATCACAATTTACCCTCTTGCCTGTCAATCATCTGCCCACCATATTTTTTTCACCTTAACCTTCACCCATAATCTCCCTAGAATCACCCCATTGAAAACACGAGTGTTAAGGTACAAGAAGAGAAAACataaaagggttcaaaaaaactgAAATCAGCGATTCAAATTCACATACTATCCCTCCATTGGTCCAGTTTCCATATTTAACGAAAGCTATTTAAACCCAATTGCCTAATATCCCGTGATTGCCCGTGATCCCACACAATTGACCCCAATATTTAGGGGTTTTCCCCCTCCCCAGCCTCTTTTGATTACGGAAAATTACTCTTAGATAAAGAAAAAATGTAATTGCGCCATAAAATCTTATTTATCATGTCAtgtcaagttccaaacaaagcaacaTATACTAGCACAAAAACTtggttactatttttttttcggtTAGAATGTCTAGGTCAACTTATACATACGACATACTAACTTTTTTTCCGTTCCCGGTAAAAGGCAGACATTCGCGCAAGAACTAAGTAATTCAAATTtcaagagagaatttttttttcggtctgactcaataatcaaaccggATCAATATCAATTGTGCGTAAAACAAACTCGCTAACCACCGAAGTAACTTGGGGCTGTGGTTACTGGTCTCCCAATCTGAGCTGTTCCCGCTGTTTCTTTGGTTTAATCCAATCCAGCAAGAAAATGTCCTCACTATTCTGAGTCTCTGACTCACTCGGTATGCCCCTCTTCTCTTCTGCCTCCATCCCAGCTCGCCTCAGGTGGAAGAACCTCTCTTCATTCCCATCACCGTCTCCTTGTCCTCCCATTAGCTTCTCTGTGCTCAGCGTTTCATCTCCCACCAGAACTAACCCAAACGATaacaacaaccaccaccaccaccaagacCCAATCGAAGAAGAACCGCCATTATCAAACCAACTATTCAAGTCGGCTCCCCAACTGGGTTCTTACAAATCCGGCGACCGCACCTTCTACTCCCTCATAGACAGCTACGCCGACTCCGGCGACTTCCGGTCGCTGCAAACCCTCTTCGATCGCATGAAGCGCGAGAGGAGGGTATTTGTGGAGAGGAGCTTTATCAAAGTATTCAAAGCCTACGGAAAAGCCCATTTACCCAAAAAAGCCGTGGACTTGTTTCACAGGATGGCGGGAGATTTCCAGTGCACACCAACTGTTCGATCATTTAACTCTGTTCTTAACGTTGTTATACAAGAGGGTATGTATCGGTTTGCATTGGAGTTTCATGCTGATGTTGTTACTAGTAGGAAGAGTATTTCGCCTAATGTGCTCACTTTTAATTTAGTGATCAGAGCAATGTGCAAGTTAGGACTGGTTGATAGAGCTGTCGAGTCGTTTAGAGAGATGCCGATGAGGAGATGTGTTCCGGATGTGTTTACTTACTGCACTTTGATGGATGGGTTGTGCAAGGAGGATAGGATCGACGAGGCGGTGTTGCTGTTGGATGAGATGCAAATAGAAGGGTGTTTCCCCAGTTCCGTGACTTTTAATACCTTGATCAATGGGCTTTGCAAGAAAGGCGACTTGGGTCGAGCTGCAAAACTTGTGAACAACATGTTCCTTAAAGGTTGCATTCCAAACGAAGTAACTTATAACACCCTTATCCATGGTTTGTGTCTTAAAGGTAAGTTGGACAAGGCGATTAGTCTTTTGGATAGGATGGTATTGGATAAATGTGTTCCTAATGATGTTACGTATGGCA
Proteins encoded in this window:
- the LOC131304178 gene encoding pentatricopeptide repeat-containing protein At4g20090 codes for the protein MPLFSSASIPARLRWKNLSSFPSPSPCPPISFSVLSVSSPTRTNPNDNNNHHHHQDPIEEEPPLSNQLFKSAPQLGSYKSGDRTFYSLIDSYADSGDFRSLQTLFDRMKRERRVFVERSFIKVFKAYGKAHLPKKAVDLFHRMAGDFQCTPTVRSFNSVLNVVIQEGMYRFALEFHADVVTSRKSISPNVLTFNLVIRAMCKLGLVDRAVESFREMPMRRCVPDVFTYCTLMDGLCKEDRIDEAVLLLDEMQIEGCFPSSVTFNTLINGLCKKGDLGRAAKLVNNMFLKGCIPNEVTYNTLIHGLCLKGKLDKAISLLDRMVLDKCVPNDVTYGTIINGLVKQGRVVDGFQVMVSMEERGRCANEFVYSTLISGLFKEGKSEEAMKLWEEMSQKGCKPNTVVFSALMDGLCREGKPDEAKKILSEMVNNGCMPNAFTYSSLMRGFFKVGDSHKAILVWKEMADNSCRDSDVCYSVIISGLCEVGKLKEAMMVWKQMLGRGCKPDVVTYTSMIHGLCNAGSVEQGLKLFNEMLCEESASNPDVITYNILFHALCTQSSISPAIDLLNNMLDQGCDPDSVTCNIFLKALREKLDPPQDGSQFLDELVVQLYNRQRIDATSKIVELMLQKFLPLKASTWEKVVRALCKPGKVRVAIDNCWSDLFS